One stretch of Mycolicibacterium fallax DNA includes these proteins:
- a CDS encoding SDR family NAD(P)-dependent oxidoreductase, with the protein MDGPGALFDLTDRVVLVTGGSRGLGREMALAAARCGADVVIASRKLDSCRATAAEIEAETGRTALPYAVHVGHWDELDGLIEAVYDRFGRLDVLVNNAGMSPVYDKQTDVTEKMFDAVVGLNLKGPFRLSALAGERMVAAGGGVIINVSTHGSLRPHPSFIPYAAAKAGLNAMTEGLAAAFGPTVRVNTLMPGPFLTDIAKAWDFGDTNPFGHFALRRAGKPPEIVGAALFLMSDASSYTTGSILRADGGIP; encoded by the coding sequence ATGGACGGTCCCGGCGCCCTGTTCGACCTCACCGACCGCGTCGTGCTGGTCACCGGCGGCAGCCGGGGGCTGGGCCGGGAGATGGCGCTGGCGGCCGCTCGGTGCGGCGCCGACGTCGTCATCGCCAGCCGCAAGCTGGACAGCTGCCGGGCCACCGCCGCCGAGATCGAGGCCGAAACCGGCCGCACCGCCCTGCCGTACGCGGTGCACGTCGGGCACTGGGACGAGCTCGACGGGCTGATCGAGGCCGTCTACGACCGGTTCGGCAGGCTCGATGTGCTGGTCAACAACGCCGGCATGTCGCCGGTGTACGACAAGCAGACCGATGTCACCGAGAAGATGTTCGATGCCGTGGTCGGGCTGAACCTCAAGGGACCGTTCCGGCTTTCGGCGCTGGCCGGCGAGCGGATGGTCGCCGCCGGTGGCGGCGTGATCATCAACGTCAGCACGCACGGCTCGCTGCGACCGCACCCGTCGTTCATCCCCTATGCCGCCGCCAAGGCCGGGCTGAACGCGATGACCGAGGGGCTGGCCGCCGCGTTCGGGCCCACCGTGCGGGTCAACACGCTGATGCCGGGGCCCTTCCTCACCGACATTGCCAAGGCCTGGGACTTCGGCGACACCAACCCATTTGGCCACTTCGCCCTGCGCCGCGCCGGGAAGCCGCCCGAAATCGTCGGCGCCGCACTGTTTTTGATGTCCGATGCGTCCAGCTACACCACCGGCTCCATCCTGCGGGCCGACGGCGGCATCCCGTAA
- a CDS encoding phosphotransferase family protein, which produces MSDFPAPDPGALGRFLDTTGAPGDGELPVLTVLSGGSQNVLYRIDRGGHPMVLRMPGPRADAARLDGLRREIRLVRALSGTDVPHAALIAADPDGTVLGQPFYVMAEIDGWSPMGDGWQPPFDTDLAARRELGFQLVAGAAMLGRVDWRGRGLQGFGRPEGFHERQVDRWLGFLAKYQVRELPGLHEAADWLRRNRPERYTPGIMHGDYQFANVMFGHGAPGRLAAIVDWEMTTVGDPLLDLAWALLGYEGEEPAADGFYLDMTGMPKRGELLAHYEKLSGLSTENIDYYLVLANWKLGIMLEKTYAASLRQGSAVDPQVAAAMGPMVPALMQTAARLAGTATGA; this is translated from the coding sequence ATGTCTGATTTCCCCGCGCCGGACCCCGGCGCCCTCGGCCGGTTCCTCGACACCACCGGGGCGCCCGGCGACGGCGAGCTGCCGGTGCTGACGGTGCTCAGCGGGGGCTCGCAGAATGTGCTCTACCGAATCGATCGCGGCGGCCACCCGATGGTGCTGCGGATGCCCGGACCCCGCGCCGACGCCGCCCGACTCGACGGCCTGCGCCGCGAGATCCGGCTGGTGCGCGCACTGTCGGGCACCGACGTTCCGCACGCCGCACTGATCGCCGCCGACCCCGACGGCACGGTGCTCGGGCAGCCGTTTTACGTGATGGCCGAGATCGACGGCTGGAGCCCGATGGGCGACGGCTGGCAACCGCCCTTCGACACCGACCTGGCCGCCCGCCGGGAGTTGGGCTTCCAGCTGGTGGCGGGCGCGGCGATGCTGGGCCGGGTGGACTGGCGCGGCCGGGGCCTGCAGGGATTCGGCCGGCCGGAGGGCTTTCACGAGCGCCAGGTCGACCGGTGGCTCGGATTCCTGGCGAAGTACCAGGTGCGTGAACTCCCCGGGCTGCACGAGGCAGCCGACTGGCTGCGCCGGAACCGGCCGGAGCGCTACACCCCCGGCATCATGCACGGCGACTACCAGTTCGCCAATGTCATGTTCGGCCACGGCGCCCCGGGCCGGCTGGCCGCCATCGTGGACTGGGAGATGACCACCGTCGGCGATCCGCTGCTGGACCTGGCCTGGGCGCTGCTCGGGTACGAGGGCGAGGAGCCCGCCGCCGACGGCTTCTACCTCGACATGACCGGCATGCCCAAGCGCGGTGAGCTGCTGGCGCACTACGAGAAGCTCAGCGGGCTGTCCACCGAGAACATCGATTACTACCTGGTGCTGGCGAACTGGAAGCTGGGGATCATGCTGGAGAAGACCTACGCGGCCTCGCTGCGGCAAGGCAGTGCGGTGGATCCGCAGGTCGCCGCGGCGATGGGGCCGATGGTGCCGGCCCTGATGCAGACCGCCGCGCGGCTGGCCGGCACCGCGACGGGAGCCTGA
- a CDS encoding amidohydrolase family protein, with product MSIQSTLYPPGGFGAPKDRRGHAAGDLGLPPGTVVFSADNHISVADDIFYERFPDDLKGAAPRIWYEDGAYMVGMKGKSWVGGDFGRVLMQYDDLAGAASNNIAARIAELRQDGIEKELAFPNAVLALFHYPDKAIRERVFRIYNELMADLQERSGGHFYGVGLINWWDPKRTRANLEELKALGLKTFLLPLNPGKDDDGNIYDYGGAAMDPVWDEIEAAGLPVTHHIGETPPKTPCENNSVVVGMMINVDSFREQFAKYLFSGILDRHPSLQIGWFEGGIAWVPTALQDAEHLLASYRHMFNHELHHDIRYYWDNHMHASFMVDPLGLELIDKIGVDKVMWSSDYPHNESTFGYSEKSLAAVVAAVGPENAAKIVSTNVQNFLGLA from the coding sequence ATGTCCATCCAGTCCACGCTGTATCCCCCCGGCGGCTTTGGTGCGCCGAAGGACCGCCGCGGGCACGCCGCCGGTGACCTGGGCCTGCCGCCCGGCACCGTGGTGTTCTCCGCCGACAATCACATCTCGGTCGCCGACGACATCTTCTACGAGCGATTCCCCGACGACCTCAAGGGCGCCGCGCCGCGGATCTGGTACGAGGACGGCGCCTACATGGTCGGCATGAAGGGCAAGTCCTGGGTGGGCGGCGACTTCGGCCGGGTGCTGATGCAGTACGACGATCTGGCCGGCGCCGCGTCGAACAACATCGCCGCGCGCATCGCCGAACTCCGTCAGGACGGCATCGAGAAGGAACTGGCCTTCCCCAACGCCGTGCTGGCGCTGTTCCACTACCCGGACAAGGCGATCCGCGAGCGGGTGTTCCGGATCTACAACGAGCTGATGGCCGACCTGCAGGAGCGTTCCGGCGGTCACTTCTACGGCGTCGGGCTGATCAACTGGTGGGACCCCAAGCGCACCCGTGCCAATCTGGAGGAGCTCAAGGCCCTCGGCCTGAAGACCTTCCTGCTGCCGCTGAACCCGGGCAAGGACGACGACGGCAACATCTACGACTACGGCGGCGCCGCGATGGACCCGGTCTGGGACGAGATCGAGGCCGCCGGGCTGCCGGTCACCCACCACATCGGTGAGACCCCGCCCAAGACGCCGTGCGAGAACAACAGTGTCGTGGTCGGCATGATGATCAACGTCGACTCGTTCCGCGAACAGTTCGCCAAGTACCTGTTCTCCGGGATCCTGGATCGCCACCCCAGTCTGCAGATCGGCTGGTTCGAGGGTGGGATCGCCTGGGTGCCGACCGCGCTGCAGGACGCCGAGCATCTGCTGGCTTCCTACCGGCACATGTTCAATCACGAACTGCACCACGACATCCGGTACTACTGGGACAACCACATGCACGCCTCGTTCATGGTGGATCCGCTGGGCCTGGAGCTGATCGACAAGATCGGCGTGGACAAGGTGATGTGGTCCAGCGACTACCCGCACAACGAGAGCACCTTCGGTTACTCGGAGAAGTCGCTGGCCGCCGTCGTGGCGGCGGTCGGCCCGGAGAACGCCGCCAAGATCGTCTCCACCAACGTGCAGAATTTCCTGGGGCTGGCGTGA
- a CDS encoding enoyl-CoA hydratase/isomerase family protein gives MTERPTPEEIIQYEKDPKTKIATVTFNRPEFLNAPTSMARLRYADILRAANADNDVKVVIIRGVGDNLGSGADLPEFMEGNDNPAARLAELRLEDDGVGEVTYPPKGTFRNGATISAWYANSQAGNRALQDFKKISIVEAKGYCYGWHFYQCADADLVISSDDALFGHPSFRYHGWGPRMWTWVQMMGLRKFQEMVFTGRPFTAAEMYDCNFLNKVVPRDQLEDEVAKYALACARNRPVDTVFQQKMFFEIFKQQQGEYLGSLLSAFFESMGNGVANDSDDDLDMFESIDSGLSAAVNDNDSKFPPEFRLSKKNRNKKD, from the coding sequence GTGACCGAGCGACCCACGCCCGAGGAGATCATTCAGTACGAGAAGGACCCGAAGACCAAGATCGCGACGGTGACGTTCAACCGTCCGGAGTTCCTCAACGCGCCGACCTCGATGGCCCGGCTGCGCTACGCCGACATCCTGCGCGCCGCCAACGCCGACAACGACGTGAAGGTGGTGATCATCCGCGGCGTCGGGGACAACCTGGGCAGCGGGGCCGATCTGCCGGAGTTCATGGAGGGCAACGACAATCCGGCCGCCCGGCTGGCCGAGCTGCGGCTGGAGGACGACGGGGTCGGCGAGGTGACCTACCCGCCCAAGGGCACCTTCCGCAACGGCGCCACCATCAGCGCCTGGTATGCCAACTCCCAGGCCGGCAACCGCGCGCTGCAGGACTTCAAGAAGATCAGCATCGTGGAGGCCAAGGGCTACTGCTACGGCTGGCACTTCTACCAGTGCGCCGACGCCGACCTGGTGATCTCCAGCGACGACGCGCTGTTCGGTCACCCGTCGTTCCGCTACCACGGCTGGGGCCCGCGGATGTGGACCTGGGTGCAGATGATGGGGCTGCGCAAGTTCCAGGAAATGGTCTTCACCGGCCGGCCGTTCACCGCCGCCGAGATGTATGACTGCAACTTCCTGAACAAGGTGGTGCCCCGCGACCAGTTGGAGGACGAGGTCGCCAAGTACGCCCTGGCATGCGCCCGAAATCGACCGGTGGACACCGTCTTTCAACAGAAGATGTTCTTCGAGATCTTCAAACAGCAGCAGGGCGAATACCTGGGCAGCCTGCTGAGTGCGTTCTTCGAGTCGATGGGCAACGGGGTGGCCAACGACAGCGACGACGACCTGGACATGTTCGAGTCGATCGACAGTGGGTTGTCGGCGGCGGTCAACGACAACGACAGCAAGTTCCCGCCGGAGTTCCGGCTGTCCAAGAAGAACCGGAACAAGAAGGACTAG
- a CDS encoding CaiB/BaiF CoA-transferase family protein, producing the protein MVQSGQQDATTTPPLDGYTVVDLSGGIAGGYAGKLLADGGADVVKIEPPQGDPLRGWSASGAAVDAVAGGPLFGYLAGGKRSLVADPESAADLRLIEDLLAGAEAVLWSPGSALAECESLAPEQILRRHPQLSVTALTPFGLHGPWTGRAATEFTLQAWSGGAIGIGRGEQGRAPAHVGGQVGDWLAGAYAAALTLAARAGGGARLVDLSLLEAQILGLTYYPVTYFQMLGHPWRDARRPTVPGVARAADGLVALGCGTAQQWFDLCAMSGHQEWIDEDSTLTITEQANLHAEELYAWLATERVEDVRDLASAFRIPNSPVGNGANVTSMDHYRQRASFVTNPRDGFTQPGHPYRLGGVTLRPPAAAPRLGQHDAEIRAAAPAVAPAPRGEPNPLPFAGLRVLDMTTFWAGPSGTHLLAMLGAEVIHLESTPRPDGTRLIAGIPVTEPQWWERSPIFSGLNTNKSSLTVDFQTEQGRDLLRRLIPTCDVVVENFTPRVIEQIGLDYPILKELREDIIMVRMPGFGLDGPWRDNPAFAYIIEDASGLSWLTGYPDRTPYEPYSLGDPNAGIHALVALQLALEHRRRTGQGTLVEAAMIDAALSIAAEQVIEYTAHGVLLQRDGNRGPGAAPQNIYQCAGIDEFGREDNWVAIAVATDGQWAALRTALGDPGWASGPELAEAAGRRDRHDEIDAELAAWCRTRGGDEIVETLWAAGVPVAKVMQPHRQTELAPLAARGFFEEHRHPVAGLAAHSTVPARMSVAPSRFHRAPAPLLGQHNAEILSGLGYSEAEIAALAEAGVIGTAPAMGGRKAT; encoded by the coding sequence CTGGTGCAGTCCGGGCAACAGGACGCAACAACGACACCACCGCTGGACGGATACACCGTGGTGGACCTCTCCGGCGGGATCGCCGGGGGATACGCCGGCAAGCTGCTCGCCGACGGCGGCGCCGACGTGGTCAAGATCGAACCACCCCAGGGTGATCCGCTGCGCGGCTGGTCGGCCTCGGGCGCGGCGGTCGACGCCGTCGCCGGCGGCCCGCTGTTCGGCTACCTGGCCGGCGGCAAGCGCAGCCTGGTCGCCGACCCCGAGTCGGCCGCCGACCTGCGGCTGATCGAGGACCTGCTGGCCGGCGCCGAGGCGGTGCTGTGGTCACCGGGCTCGGCGCTGGCCGAGTGCGAATCGCTGGCCCCGGAGCAGATCCTGCGGCGGCACCCGCAGCTGAGCGTCACCGCGCTGACGCCGTTCGGCCTGCACGGGCCGTGGACCGGCCGGGCGGCAACCGAATTCACCCTGCAGGCCTGGTCCGGCGGGGCGATCGGGATCGGTCGGGGGGAACAGGGCCGGGCCCCGGCGCACGTCGGCGGGCAGGTGGGGGACTGGCTGGCCGGTGCTTACGCCGCCGCGCTGACGCTGGCCGCCCGGGCCGGTGGGGGAGCCCGGTTGGTGGACCTGTCGCTGCTGGAGGCCCAGATCCTGGGCCTGACCTACTACCCGGTGACCTACTTCCAGATGCTCGGCCACCCGTGGCGCGACGCACGCCGGCCGACGGTGCCCGGGGTCGCCCGGGCCGCCGACGGGCTGGTCGCACTCGGCTGCGGCACCGCCCAGCAATGGTTCGACCTGTGCGCGATGTCCGGGCACCAGGAGTGGATCGACGAGGACTCCACCCTGACCATCACCGAGCAGGCCAACCTGCACGCCGAGGAGCTCTACGCCTGGCTGGCCACCGAGCGCGTCGAGGACGTCCGCGACCTCGCCTCGGCGTTCCGCATCCCGAACTCGCCGGTCGGCAACGGCGCCAACGTCACCAGCATGGACCACTACCGCCAGCGCGCCAGCTTCGTGACCAACCCACGTGACGGCTTCACCCAGCCCGGGCACCCCTACCGGCTCGGCGGGGTCACGCTGCGCCCGCCGGCTGCCGCCCCCCGGCTGGGGCAGCACGACGCCGAAATCCGCGCTGCCGCACCGGCGGTCGCGCCGGCGCCGCGCGGCGAACCCAATCCGCTGCCGTTTGCCGGGCTCCGGGTGCTGGACATGACCACCTTCTGGGCGGGCCCGTCGGGCACCCACCTGCTGGCCATGCTCGGCGCCGAGGTCATCCACCTGGAGTCCACCCCGCGCCCCGACGGCACCCGGCTGATCGCCGGCATCCCGGTCACCGAGCCGCAGTGGTGGGAGCGCTCGCCGATTTTCTCCGGGCTGAACACCAACAAGTCCAGCCTGACCGTCGACTTTCAGACCGAGCAGGGCCGCGACCTGCTGCGCCGGCTCATCCCGACCTGCGACGTCGTCGTGGAGAACTTCACCCCGCGGGTCATCGAGCAGATCGGCCTGGACTACCCGATTCTCAAGGAGTTGCGCGAGGACATCATCATGGTGCGGATGCCCGGTTTCGGGCTGGACGGGCCGTGGCGCGACAACCCGGCGTTCGCCTACATCATCGAGGACGCCTCCGGCCTGAGCTGGCTGACCGGCTATCCCGACCGCACCCCGTACGAGCCGTATTCGCTGGGCGACCCCAACGCCGGCATCCACGCGTTGGTCGCGCTGCAGTTGGCGCTGGAGCACCGGCGCCGCACCGGGCAGGGCACCCTGGTCGAGGCCGCGATGATCGACGCGGCGCTGTCGATTGCCGCCGAGCAGGTCATCGAATACACCGCGCACGGTGTGCTGCTGCAGCGCGACGGCAACCGCGGCCCGGGTGCCGCGCCGCAGAACATCTACCAGTGCGCCGGCATCGATGAATTCGGCCGCGAGGACAATTGGGTGGCGATCGCGGTGGCCACCGACGGGCAGTGGGCCGCGCTGCGGACCGCGCTCGGGGACCCGGGGTGGGCGAGCGGCCCCGAGTTGGCCGAGGCGGCCGGCCGTCGGGACCGCCACGATGAGATCGATGCCGAGCTGGCCGCCTGGTGCCGGACCCGCGGCGGCGACGAGATCGTCGAAACGCTGTGGGCCGCCGGTGTTCCGGTGGCCAAGGTGATGCAGCCGCACCGGCAGACCGAACTGGCGCCGCTGGCCGCCCGCGGCTTCTTCGAGGAACATCGGCACCCGGTGGCCGGGCTCGCCGCGCACAGCACCGTCCCGGCCCGGATGTCGGTGGCGCCATCGCGCTTCCACCGCGCCCCGGCCCCACTGCTCGGCCAGCACAACGCCGAGATTCTCTCGGGGCTCGGGTATTCCGAGGCCGAGATCGCCGCCCTCGCCGAGGCCGGGGTGATCGGGACCGCCCCGGCGATGGGCGGCCGAAAGGCCACCTAG
- a CDS encoding mycofactocin-coupled SDR family oxidoreductase, protein MAGRVDGKVALVTGAARGQGRSHAVRLAEEGADIIAIDICAPIRPGTETAIPASTSDDLAQTAELVKGLGRRVVTAEVDVRDFDGVKAAVDSGVEQLGGLDIIVANAGIGNGGDVLHETSQLDWDEMIDINLSGVWKSVKAGVPHLIAGGKGGSIVLTSSVGGLKAYPHCGNYVAAKHGVVGLMRGFAVELGQHSIRVNTVHPTHVATPMLHNEGTFKMFRPDLENPGPDDMAPICQLFHTLPIPWVEAVDISNAVLFLASDEARYITGVTLPVDAGSCLK, encoded by the coding sequence ATGGCAGGAAGAGTCGACGGCAAGGTCGCGCTGGTCACCGGCGCGGCGCGCGGCCAGGGCCGCAGCCACGCGGTGCGGCTGGCCGAGGAGGGCGCCGACATCATCGCGATCGACATCTGCGCGCCGATCCGCCCCGGCACCGAGACCGCCATCCCGGCATCGACGTCCGACGATCTGGCCCAAACCGCCGAGCTGGTCAAGGGACTGGGTCGCCGGGTGGTGACCGCCGAGGTCGACGTCCGTGACTTCGACGGCGTCAAGGCCGCCGTGGACAGCGGCGTCGAGCAGCTCGGCGGGCTGGACATCATCGTCGCCAACGCCGGCATCGGCAACGGCGGCGACGTGCTGCACGAGACCAGCCAGCTGGACTGGGACGAGATGATCGACATCAACCTGTCCGGGGTGTGGAAGTCGGTCAAGGCCGGCGTGCCGCATCTGATCGCCGGCGGCAAGGGCGGCTCGATCGTGCTGACCAGCTCGGTCGGCGGCCTGAAGGCCTACCCGCACTGCGGCAACTACGTCGCGGCCAAGCACGGCGTGGTCGGCCTGATGCGCGGCTTCGCCGTCGAGCTCGGGCAGCACAGCATCCGGGTGAACACCGTGCACCCGACGCACGTCGCCACCCCGATGCTGCACAACGAGGGCACCTTCAAGATGTTCCGCCCGGACCTGGAGAACCCTGGCCCCGACGACATGGCGCCGATCTGCCAGCTGTTCCACACCCTGCCGATCCCGTGGGTGGAAGCCGTCGACATCAGCAACGCGGTGCTGTTCCTGGCCTCCGACGAGGCCCGCTACATCACCGGGGTGACCCTGCCCGTGGACGCGGGCAGCTGCCTGAAGTAG
- a CDS encoding cytochrome P450, whose amino-acid sequence MTTTEADLYYDPYSVELNMNPYAVFARLREEAPLYYNEQQDFYALSRFDDVNKAVIDHETFISGRGALLEIIKSGMEIPPGTLIFEDPPIHNIHRNLLSRVFTPRKVLALEPQIREFTARCLDPIVGTGKFDFVNDLGEQMPMRVIGMLLGIPEDRQRAITDHGEETLQKEKVDTLATGEVFGEFLDWRMEHPSDDIMTDLLNAEFEDETGVRRKMSRDELLMYLIVIATAGAETTTRLIGWAAKTLADYPEQRAQLAADPSLIPQAIEEILRWEPPALQIARYVARDVEYYGQTVPEGSAMLMLIGAANRDHRRFPPDGEVFDIHREQRSHMTFGAGTHFCMGNALARLEGRIALEEILKRFPEWEVDWANAKPSQTTAVRGWEAMPTFVG is encoded by the coding sequence ATGACCACGACCGAGGCCGACCTGTACTACGACCCCTACAGCGTCGAGCTGAACATGAATCCCTACGCCGTGTTCGCCCGGCTGCGGGAAGAGGCCCCGCTGTACTACAACGAGCAGCAGGACTTCTACGCGCTGAGCCGTTTCGACGACGTGAACAAGGCGGTCATCGACCACGAGACGTTCATCTCCGGACGCGGCGCACTGTTGGAGATCATCAAGTCCGGCATGGAGATTCCGCCCGGCACGCTGATCTTCGAGGATCCGCCGATCCACAACATCCACCGCAATCTGCTGTCCCGGGTGTTCACCCCGCGCAAGGTGCTGGCGCTGGAGCCGCAGATCCGCGAGTTCACCGCGCGCTGCCTGGACCCGATCGTCGGAACCGGGAAGTTCGATTTCGTCAACGATCTGGGCGAGCAGATGCCGATGCGGGTGATCGGCATGCTGCTGGGCATCCCCGAGGATCGCCAGCGCGCCATCACCGATCACGGCGAAGAGACGCTGCAGAAGGAGAAGGTCGACACGCTGGCCACCGGCGAGGTGTTCGGCGAGTTCCTGGACTGGCGGATGGAGCACCCCTCCGACGACATCATGACCGACCTGCTCAACGCCGAGTTCGAGGATGAGACCGGGGTGCGACGCAAGATGTCGCGCGACGAGTTGCTGATGTACCTGATCGTCATCGCGACGGCGGGCGCCGAGACCACCACCCGGCTGATCGGCTGGGCCGCAAAGACTCTGGCGGACTACCCCGAGCAGCGCGCCCAGCTGGCCGCCGATCCGAGCCTGATCCCGCAGGCCATCGAAGAGATCCTGCGCTGGGAGCCGCCGGCGCTGCAGATCGCCCGTTACGTCGCGCGCGATGTCGAGTACTACGGCCAGACGGTGCCCGAGGGCTCGGCGATGCTGATGCTGATCGGCGCCGCCAACCGCGACCACCGGCGCTTCCCGCCGGACGGCGAGGTGTTCGACATCCACCGGGAACAGCGCTCGCACATGACCTTTGGCGCCGGCACGCACTTCTGCATGGGCAATGCCCTGGCCCGGCTGGAGGGCCGGATCGCGCTGGAGGAAATCCTCAAGCGCTTCCCCGAGTGGGAGGTCGACTGGGCCAACGCCAAGCCGTCCCAGACCACTGCGGTACGCGGCTGGGAAGCCATGCCCACCTTCGTCGGGTGA
- a CDS encoding cytochrome P450: MTQTESGVDFDNIDYFTDPALVPDPYPYYDYQRSQCPVLKTSNYGVVAVTGHEEASIVYKDADLFSSCIAVGGPFPPLPFTPEGPDITEQIEAHRDQLLMSEHMVTMDPPQHTRARSLLNRLLTPKRLKENEDFMWPLADKFLDDVLANGKCEFLEEYAKPFSMLVICDLLGVPEEDHEEFRQMLAPRPGNAVGSLDGNTMDHNPLQWLEDKFSAYLEDRRANPREDILTGLATAKYPEGDTPEIIDVVKSATFLFAAGQETTTKLLSAAMRVLAEHPEVVDRLRNDRSRIPNFVEEMLRMESPVKSAFRLAKKDTVLGGVEIPAGTILMINPGAINRDPRRFECPHEFDIDRHNVREHLAFSRGAHSCPGGPLARVEGRVSIERILDRMTNIALDEEFHGPAEDRRFSYEPTFILRGLTDIHITFDAVENPER; the protein is encoded by the coding sequence TTGACGCAAACCGAGTCCGGTGTCGACTTCGACAACATCGATTACTTCACCGATCCCGCCCTGGTCCCCGATCCGTACCCGTATTACGACTACCAGCGGTCGCAATGCCCGGTTCTCAAGACGTCGAATTACGGCGTGGTCGCGGTGACCGGACACGAAGAGGCCTCGATCGTCTACAAGGACGCCGACCTGTTCTCGTCCTGCATCGCCGTCGGCGGCCCCTTCCCGCCGCTGCCCTTCACCCCCGAGGGCCCGGACATCACCGAGCAGATCGAGGCGCACCGAGATCAGTTGCTGATGAGCGAGCACATGGTCACCATGGACCCGCCGCAGCACACCCGGGCCCGGTCACTGCTCAACCGGCTCCTGACGCCCAAGCGGCTCAAGGAGAACGAGGATTTCATGTGGCCGCTAGCCGACAAGTTCCTCGACGACGTGCTGGCCAACGGCAAGTGTGAGTTCCTGGAGGAGTACGCCAAGCCGTTCTCCATGCTGGTGATCTGCGACCTGCTCGGCGTGCCCGAGGAGGACCACGAGGAGTTCCGCCAGATGCTGGCGCCGCGCCCCGGCAACGCCGTGGGATCGCTGGACGGCAACACCATGGACCACAACCCGCTGCAGTGGCTCGAGGACAAGTTCAGCGCCTACCTGGAGGACCGCCGGGCCAACCCGCGCGAGGACATCCTGACCGGCCTGGCCACCGCCAAGTACCCCGAGGGTGACACCCCCGAGATCATCGACGTGGTCAAGAGCGCGACGTTCCTGTTCGCCGCCGGCCAGGAGACCACCACCAAGCTGCTGTCCGCCGCCATGCGGGTGCTCGCCGAGCATCCCGAGGTGGTCGATCGACTGCGCAACGATCGCTCCCGCATCCCGAACTTCGTCGAGGAGATGCTGCGGATGGAGAGCCCGGTCAAGTCGGCGTTCCGGCTGGCCAAGAAGGACACCGTGCTCGGCGGGGTGGAGATCCCGGCCGGCACCATCTTGATGATCAACCCGGGCGCGATCAACCGCGATCCCCGGCGTTTCGAGTGCCCGCACGAGTTCGACATCGACCGGCACAACGTCCGCGAGCACCTGGCGTTCAGCCGGGGCGCGCACTCCTGTCCCGGCGGCCCGCTGGCCCGGGTCGAGGGCCGGGTGTCGATCGAGCGGATCCTGGACCGGATGACCAACATCGCCCTGGACGAGGAGTTCCACGGCCCGGCCGAGGACCGTCGTTTCAGCTACGAGCCGACCTTCATCCTGCGCGGGCTCACCGACATCCACATCACCTTCGACGCGGTCGAGAACCCGGAGCGCTGA
- a CDS encoding TetR/AcrR family transcriptional regulator, producing MASPAASPAASAAGAQRRLGAPEAKNRTVLLDAAEALMREEGYAAVTSRRVAEKAGLKPQLVHYYFRTMDALFLELFRRRAEQMQYYQELALRSAQPLWALWELNTDPAGTGMTMEFIALANHRKTLRAEIARFGERFRREQIRVFTEAMARYNVPFEEFSPTVLIVLLTGATQVLVQEELLDMTVGHRETHEFADRWLTYLEGPRALPEDWRSAAAELPEDVSDQD from the coding sequence ATGGCATCCCCCGCGGCATCCCCTGCGGCTTCGGCCGCCGGCGCGCAGCGACGGTTGGGCGCCCCGGAGGCGAAGAACCGGACCGTGCTGCTCGACGCGGCCGAGGCGTTGATGCGGGAAGAGGGCTACGCGGCGGTCACCTCGCGCCGGGTCGCGGAGAAGGCCGGGCTCAAACCGCAGCTGGTGCACTACTACTTCCGCACCATGGACGCACTGTTCCTGGAGCTGTTCCGGCGTCGGGCCGAACAGATGCAGTACTACCAGGAACTGGCGCTGCGCTCGGCGCAGCCGCTGTGGGCGTTGTGGGAGCTCAACACCGATCCGGCCGGTACCGGGATGACGATGGAGTTCATCGCGCTGGCCAACCACCGCAAGACGCTGCGCGCGGAGATCGCCCGGTTCGGCGAGCGTTTCCGCCGCGAACAGATCCGGGTGTTCACCGAGGCGATGGCACGCTACAACGTGCCGTTCGAGGAGTTCAGCCCGACGGTGCTGATCGTGCTGCTGACCGGGGCCACCCAGGTGCTGGTGCAGGAGGAGCTGCTGGACATGACCGTCGGGCACCGCGAGACCCATGAGTTCGCCGACCGCTGGCTGACCTATCTGGAGGGTCCCCGGGCGCTGCCCGAGGACTGGCGCAGCGCCGCCGCCGAGCTCCCGGAAGACGTCTCCGACCAGGACTGA